The segment ACGCGACCCACCCCACGAGGATCAGCGCGTAGTACATGTTGATGAGGCCGGGCCCGAGGATCGCGACGATCGCGATCAACAGGACGTAGAAGGGGAACGCCACCTGGATGTCGATGACCCGCATGAAGATCGCGTCGATCACGCCCCCGTAGTAGCCCGACGCCGCCCCCACCCCGATGCCGATGACCAGCGGCAGCAGCGTGCAGAGAAAGCCGACGCTCAGGTCGATGCGCGTGCCGTAGAGGATCCGCGACAGCTGATCCCGTCCGAACTTGTCGGTGCCGAGCGGGTGCGCGGCGCTCGGCGGTTGCACGGCCGCGGCGTAGTTCTGCCGGATCGGATTGTAGGGCGCGATCGCAGGGGCGACCACGGCGGCCGTCACGACCGCGGCGATGATCACGATCCCCACCACGAGCGAGGGGTTTCGCAGCCAGACCCAGACGAGCGACCGGCGCCGCGGCGAGGCCGACGCCGCCTGCGTCATCTCACGACCGGCCGTCGCGCTCATGCGTGGTCCCGCTCCGTCACAGCGCGATACGGGGATCGATCAGGGCGTAGGTGATGTCGGTCAACAGATAGACGACCGACACCAACACCGCGTACACGAGCGTAAAGCCCTGCACGACCTGGTAGTCGCGTCCGAGGATCGCGGACACCATCTCGCTTCCCATCCCCGGCAGCGCGAACACCGACTCGATGATGACCGATCCGCCGACGAGGAAGCCGATGTACAGCCCGAGCAGGGTGATCGTCGAGATGATCGCGTTGCGCAGCACGTGACGGATCACCACGCGCCGGCCCGGCAACCCCTTCGCGCGCGCCACCACGACGTGCTCGGCGGTCAGCGTCGAGAGGATTGCGTCGCGCAGGTTTCGGGTGAGCACGGCCGACACGCCGAGCCCCATGGTCAGCGCGGGCAGGAACAGGTAGTACACGTGTCCCGTGAAGGTCTGCCCGCCGCCGCCGACCGGGAACCACCCCAGCCTGACCCCGAACAGGATGAGCATCAGGATGCCCACCCAGAAGCTCGGGGTCGAGATCCAGAACACCGAGAACCCCCGGATCGCTTGGTCCACGGCGCTGTTCTTGCGCAGCGCCGCGACGGTGCCGAGCGGCACGGTGACGAGCGTGGCCAGAATCATCGCGTAGGTCACCAAGAACAGCGTGAGCGGCAGCCGCTGGCGGACGAGATCCAGCACCGGTGCCCGCACGAGGACCGACTGGCCGAGGTCGCCGTGGGCGAGACCGGCGACGAAGATCCAGAACTGCACCGGCACCGGGCGGTCCAATCCGAGGTGGTGCCGCAGCTCCTGGACCGAGTCCGGCGTGGCCTGGATCCCCAGCATCGTGATCGCCGGGTCGCCCGGGATGAGCCGGATCATGTAGAAGATGAGCACAGCCAGGACGGCGAAGGTGACCGCCATCTGCCCGAGCCGGCCGACGATGTACCCGCGGCGGTTCATCGACGTCTCCCGGATGCCCGCGGCGTCCGCGCGTTACTTGTTGAGCCAGGTCGTCCAGTACATCGGCACCCCGAGCGGCGTCCGGAAGAACCCCTTGACGTTGGGCGTGAGATAGTTCACCGATGGCGTATAGTACAGCGGGATCGTGCCGCCGACGTCGGTGTTGTAGATATTCTGGATCTCATAGTACAACTGCGCCCGCTTCTTGGGGTCAAGCTCCTCGGCTGCCGCCTTCACCATCTGCACCGCGCGGTCGCTCGGCTGGTAGCCCGTGTTCATCTTGGGATCGATGAAGAAGAACTGCACGAGCTGGTCGGGGTCCATCATCCCGTTCGTCCACTGGTAGCCCGAGATCAGATCATAGCTGCTCTTGTACCACGCGGCCGACAGCGCCGAGCCGTCGACCTCCTGGATCTGCACCTGGAGGCCGATCTCCCCCCACATCTGCTGGGCGAGGACCGCGTTGTCGCGGCCGATCTGGCTGCCGCTCGGCAGCTGCAGCGTGATGCCGCTGCGCCCCGTGGGATACTTTGACTCCTTGACGAGCTGCTTCGCTTTCGTCAAGTCGTAGGGCAGGCTGGCGCGCGCGTTCCAGTAGAGGCCGCTTTTCGGCATGAACGAGTTCGCCGACGTCGCCAGCCCGCCGGTCGCACGGTCCACGAACACCTTGCGGTCCAACGCCAGGCTCATCGCCTGGCGGACCTTGACGTCGTCGAACGGGGGACGTGTCGTCTGAACGACCATAAAATACACTTGTTGCTGCGGGAGCGGCAGGAGCTGTCCGCGCGGGTCGCGCTTGAGCGCAGCGATCTGGCTGAAGGGGATCGCCTCGGAGCCGTTCAGATCGCCGGCCTGGATCTGGAGGACTCTCGTCGTGTCCTCGGCGACCTGTTTGATGATCACCTGATCGAGGTAGGGGTACGGCTTGCCGTCCGGTGCCATCTCCCAGTAGTGCGGGTTGGCGTCCAGGGTCAGATGGTCGTTCGGCACCCAGTCTCGGACCATGAACGGTCCCGTGCCGATCGGTTTCGTAAACTCCTTTTGCCCGATCGCCTCGACCTCGTCCTTTGGGAAGATGGCGTTGGAGATCATGGCGAGCCGCGCGAGGATGCTGGCCACCGGCGAGTTCATTACGATCGCGACCGTCGTGTCGTTCAGCTTGGCAAACGTCTTGACGTCCGCGAGGCTCCACTTGTAGACGCCGTACGCGCGGGAGCGCTCGAGGGAGGCGATGACGTCGTCCGCGGTCACGGGCTTCCCGTTGTGGAAGCGGGCCTGCCGCAGGTAGAACGTGTAAGTGAGGCCGTTCCCGCTCACCGTCCACCGCTCGGCGAGCGCGGGTTCGACGGCGGTCGCATTCGCGTTCGCCCGCACGAGGCCCTGGGCGATGTTCGAGATCGTCGTGCTGTCCGTTCGCGCCTGCGTCCACATGGGGTCGAGCCGCAACGGGATCGTGGTGTAGGCCCACGTCAGCGTGCCGCCGCGCCGGCCCGCCTGGGCCGCCGCGACCCTCGCGGCGCCTCGCCACCCCTCGAGCGCAACCAGCCCCGCGCCCCCAAGTGCCCGTCCCAAGAGCTCACGCCGTTTCACACCGCACCTCCTCGGGTCGCGGGCGAGCCCGCCTTTCCTTCGGCATTTCGCCGCCCGCAGCGGAAATCTTCTCGGGGCGACGGCGCGCGGGCGGGATGCGGTGTGGTGAAGCCGATCGGGCGAGCGGTTGGAACGACGGCAACAACGAGGCGCGGCCGGACGAGGGTTCTCGCCCGGCCGCGCTGCGAAACGCCGAGTCCCGCTACCGAGACGTGCTTCCTGCCGCCACGGAGGCGTCGACGGTAGCCGACGCGCCGACCTCCGGACTCGCGACGGCGGTGTTGGAGTCGTCGGGCACCAGATTGACCGGCTGTACCGGCACCGGCACGGGCTCCGGGTAAATCTGCGTGCCGGCGTGCGCCGTTGTGGCGGCGGGGCTCAGCGCCAGAACCGCGCCGAGCGTGAAGACGGCGGCGATGCGACGCATTGTCCACCCCTCCTTACTAGTGCGGTGGTGCCGTCCCGACCAAAAAGCACGCCGGCCGGAGGGGCGTCCCTCCGGCCGACGCGCCTCCACCCCCTACTGGCTCTGCTGGTTCTGCTGCAGGTAGACGGGGATGTTGTTGGTCGTGTTGAGCTGCGGGGTCTCGTCGGCGCTAGTGTTCATCGTGACATCGGGCGTCGAGGTGACCGGGTGGGAAGAGCCCTGCGTGTTGTCGTCCGCCATCGCGGCGGCCGGCGCCAGGGCCAGGAGCGCTCCCAGGCTGAGCATTGCGAGAACTCGCTGCATAACGACTGCCTCCCTTATGGTTCTTGCCGGAATCTCAGCGGGGACGCGGCGGGCGAACGATGCCCGCTCGGCCGTCGCGCTCCAACTGGCGTTACTGGTTGTTCTGCAAGTACACGGGCGCCTGCAGGTACGCGGGTACGCCGTCTGACGGATCGAGCTGCTGGGCGCCGTTTCCGTTGTCGGTGCTTGTCACGTCGACATTCGAGCTCGACAGGGTCGTCGGGAGATTGCCCTGCGAGTTGTCGTCCGCCAGCGCGGCAACCGGTGCCAGCCCCACTACGGCCCCAAGGGCGAGCATTGCGAGGACCTGACGCATCGGTGGTTCCTCCTTTCCCTGCGGCCCGGGCATTCGCACCCGACCGCTTCTGTAGTTGTAGCCGCTTCCCTAACGCTAGTGACTCTATCACCATAACTTACTATTGTCAAGTGGCTTGTATTATGATAGTATGTAACATGTTGGTAAGGAACGCGGACGGAAAATTGAGAAAGGATAGGGGCTCGCAAACCCTCAAGGGGGAAGAGGGGAGGCTATTTATGGAGGGCGGCGCTCATATTTGT is part of the bacterium genome and harbors:
- a CDS encoding ABC transporter permease; translated protein: MSATAGREMTQAASASPRRRSLVWVWLRNPSLVVGIVIIAAVVTAAVVAPAIAPYNPIRQNYAAAVQPPSAAHPLGTDKFGRDQLSRILYGTRIDLSVGFLCTLLPLVIGIGVGAASGYYGGVIDAIFMRVIDIQVAFPFYVLLIAIVAILGPGLINMYYALILVGWVAFARLIRGEILIAKQLEYALAARAIGCSDLRVIVRHLLPNVIGPAVVFAMSAAVLNILAGASLSFLGLGVQPPTPEWGAMIADSREYVMTAWWLPTFPGLAITVVGIAFSLVGDGLSGFLRRKRA
- a CDS encoding ABC transporter permease, which produces MNRRGYIVGRLGQMAVTFAVLAVLIFYMIRLIPGDPAITMLGIQATPDSVQELRHHLGLDRPVPVQFWIFVAGLAHGDLGQSVLVRAPVLDLVRQRLPLTLFLVTYAMILATLVTVPLGTVAALRKNSAVDQAIRGFSVFWISTPSFWVGILMLILFGVRLGWFPVGGGGQTFTGHVYYLFLPALTMGLGVSAVLTRNLRDAILSTLTAEHVVVARAKGLPGRRVVIRHVLRNAIISTITLLGLYIGFLVGGSVIIESVFALPGMGSEMVSAILGRDYQVVQGFTLVYAVLVSVVYLLTDITYALIDPRIAL
- a CDS encoding ABC transporter substrate-binding protein is translated as MKRRELLGRALGGAGLVALEGWRGAARVAAAQAGRRGGTLTWAYTTIPLRLDPMWTQARTDSTTISNIAQGLVRANANATAVEPALAERWTVSGNGLTYTFYLRQARFHNGKPVTADDVIASLERSRAYGVYKWSLADVKTFAKLNDTTVAIVMNSPVASILARLAMISNAIFPKDEVEAIGQKEFTKPIGTGPFMVRDWVPNDHLTLDANPHYWEMAPDGKPYPYLDQVIIKQVAEDTTRVLQIQAGDLNGSEAIPFSQIAALKRDPRGQLLPLPQQQVYFMVVQTTRPPFDDVKVRQAMSLALDRKVFVDRATGGLATSANSFMPKSGLYWNARASLPYDLTKAKQLVKESKYPTGRSGITLQLPSGSQIGRDNAVLAQQMWGEIGLQVQIQEVDGSALSAAWYKSSYDLISGYQWTNGMMDPDQLVQFFFIDPKMNTGYQPSDRAVQMVKAAAEELDPKKRAQLYYEIQNIYNTDVGGTIPLYYTPSVNYLTPNVKGFFRTPLGVPMYWTTWLNK